A stretch of the Saccharolobus caldissimus genome encodes the following:
- a CDS encoding nucleotidyltransferase domain-containing protein, with translation MEKIFFIQLAEKIRPIFGKIAIILHGSRIKGNYYPASDLDILIISENCLDRKGLKILYSFGEELNGIKLDYQLVCYKNKDYWIVKNVLSSPHLVIIDDFNEFMT, from the coding sequence TTGGAGAAAATCTTCTTCATTCAATTAGCGGAAAAGATTAGACCGATATTTGGAAAGATAGCTATAATTCTCCACGGTAGTAGGATTAAAGGAAATTATTATCCCGCTAGTGATCTGGATATTTTAATAATTAGTGAGAATTGCCTAGATAGAAAAGGATTAAAAATTCTTTACTCATTTGGTGAAGAACTTAATGGAATAAAACTGGATTATCAATTAGTTTGCTATAAAAATAAAGACTATTGGATAGTTAAGAACGTTCTTTCTTCACCTCATTTAGTTATTATAGATGATTTTAACGAGTTCATGACATAA
- a CDS encoding HEPN domain-containing protein, with product MVSSEANELMEKAKRYLELAKISLEKGFYSEACFLSSLSAKLYIKGVSISLVGSFPTVHDIREILSYIRLKRKDLEIIEDFIRNDRDKLKDISNEYLVSRYNLSYTYNRQDAEECLNTALMVIKFGENLLHSISGKD from the coding sequence CAGTGAAGCTAACGAATTAATGGAGAAAGCCAAGAGATACTTAGAATTAGCTAAGATTTCGCTTGAAAAAGGATTTTACTCTGAAGCTTGCTTCCTTTCTAGCCTTTCAGCTAAATTGTATATTAAAGGAGTTAGTATTTCGTTAGTTGGAAGTTTTCCCACAGTCCATGACATTAGGGAAATTTTAAGCTATATAAGGTTAAAAAGAAAGGATCTTGAAATTATTGAAGATTTTATAAGGAATGATAGGGACAAACTAAAAGATATAAGTAATGAATACCTAGTTTCAAGATATAATCTATCTTATACATATAATAGACAGGATGCAGAGGAGTGTTTAAATACTGCATTAATGGTGATAAAATTTGGAGAAAATCTTCTTCATTCAATTAGCGGAAAAGATTAG